A single genomic interval of Cellvibrio sp. PSBB023 harbors:
- a CDS encoding ATP-binding protein: MTRLYLKIFLTFWLITVAIIIGTNLVVHWFDITPDGKLQHSGTANDDDPAKRLLFQMVGNAINRNTAQLTQDLRAMPSWSTRFVYVVDKRNRDLLDRPLPPGVMFLTPRLTSKHPFDKVQDRNRKLFGRYITLNDGNSVKLITISAGRDEGQDRDIIWELFIDNIWPLLLVSILVSGSACFFLARHFTRSINTLQKATHQIARGDLSVRISEQFRGRNDEIAALGRDFDNMTERLEKAMHEQKRLIKDVSHELRTPLARLQIALALAQQKSDGQIDHELARIKQAADYLNDIITDILTLPIQGQDSWVLDDVLDLVSLLQTLIENYQQDADEKNIRILFKSNLEEALVATHGNMLVGVFENTLRNALLYTPANSEICIQLTETGDGEHYRIQIMDQGPGVQEDALEDIFQPFFRTDQARARESGGYGLGLAIAHRSIALHKGKIWAENRPTGGLTLGILLPQVNT, from the coding sequence ATGACACGTCTTTATTTAAAAATATTTTTAACCTTTTGGCTGATTACGGTGGCGATTATTATCGGCACCAATCTGGTTGTTCATTGGTTTGATATAACACCGGATGGCAAGCTGCAACACAGCGGAACCGCGAACGATGACGATCCCGCCAAACGCCTGCTCTTCCAAATGGTCGGCAATGCCATTAATCGCAACACTGCACAGCTCACACAAGACCTGCGCGCCATGCCCAGTTGGTCCACTCGGTTTGTGTATGTTGTAGATAAACGCAATCGTGATTTGCTCGATCGCCCACTTCCTCCCGGCGTTATGTTTCTTACACCACGCCTCACCAGCAAACATCCTTTTGATAAGGTGCAGGATCGCAATCGCAAACTATTCGGCCGCTACATCACATTAAATGACGGCAATAGCGTCAAATTAATTACTATTTCTGCCGGACGGGACGAAGGGCAGGATCGCGATATTATCTGGGAATTATTTATCGATAATATTTGGCCGCTGTTACTCGTATCAATTCTTGTCAGCGGCTCAGCCTGTTTTTTTCTCGCACGCCATTTCACGCGCAGCATCAACACTTTACAAAAAGCGACCCATCAAATTGCCCGTGGTGATTTGAGCGTGCGCATCAGCGAACAATTTCGTGGTCGCAACGATGAGATTGCCGCGCTGGGGCGCGATTTTGACAACATGACCGAACGCCTCGAAAAAGCCATGCACGAACAAAAGCGTTTGATCAAAGATGTTTCCCATGAATTGCGCACACCCTTGGCGCGCCTGCAAATCGCCCTCGCTCTGGCGCAACAAAAAAGCGATGGGCAAATTGATCACGAATTAGCGCGCATCAAACAAGCTGCTGATTACTTAAATGACATTATCACTGACATTCTTACGCTGCCTATTCAAGGACAAGACAGCTGGGTGCTGGATGACGTTTTGGACCTGGTTTCACTGCTGCAAACATTGATTGAAAATTACCAGCAGGATGCAGACGAGAAAAATATTCGCATTCTGTTTAAATCTAATCTGGAGGAGGCACTGGTTGCCACTCACGGCAATATGCTTGTAGGGGTTTTTGAAAACACTTTGCGCAATGCCCTGCTCTACACGCCAGCCAATTCGGAAATTTGTATTCAACTCACCGAAACTGGTGACGGAGAGCACTATCGCATCCAAATCATGGACCAGGGGCCTGGTGTGCAGGAAGATGCGCTGGAAGATATATTCCAGCCTTTCTTCCGTACCGATCAGGCCCGCGCCAGAGAGAGCGGCGGCTATGGTTTAGGCCTTGCCATCGCCCATCGCAGCATCGCCCTCCACAAAGGCAAGATCTGGGCGGAAAACCGCCCGACCGGTGGATTAACCCTGGGAATCCTTCTTCCTCAAGTCAATACCTGA
- the cmoB gene encoding tRNA 5-methoxyuridine(34)/uridine 5-oxyacetic acid(34) synthase CmoB, translating into MNYDYLLHALEDTALADWAKILPEQIAAGLSEKRYGDLAGWKASLAKLPSVSTQHIEFTDAVRIGTSNDCDETTRATIKSVLQELIPWRKGPYFIHDIHIDTEWRSDWKWDRVLPHLAPLKDRLILDVGCGNGYHCWRMLGAGAKRVIGIDPSPRFIVQFHMIKHFAGAHHPVDVLPLGIEDLPEKLHAFDTVFSMGVFYHRRSPMDHLLELKNTLRPGGQLVLETLVIEGESGDVLVPEGRYGMMNNVWFLPSCDTMISWLRKMGYQNPRVVDICPTTTEEQRATEWMRFHSLPEFLDSNNPQRTVEGHPAPIRAVFVAEA; encoded by the coding sequence ATTAATTACGACTATTTACTTCACGCACTGGAAGATACCGCGCTGGCTGATTGGGCCAAAATACTACCAGAGCAAATTGCCGCCGGTCTCAGTGAAAAACGCTACGGTGATTTAGCTGGCTGGAAAGCCTCCTTGGCAAAATTGCCGTCGGTCAGCACGCAGCATATCGAGTTTACTGATGCGGTGCGTATTGGTACGAGCAATGATTGTGACGAGACCACGCGCGCCACCATCAAATCCGTATTGCAAGAATTAATTCCCTGGCGCAAAGGCCCCTACTTTATTCACGACATTCACATTGATACGGAATGGCGCTCGGATTGGAAATGGGATCGTGTGTTGCCGCACCTGGCGCCGCTCAAAGATCGCTTGATTCTGGATGTTGGCTGCGGCAATGGCTATCACTGCTGGCGCATGCTCGGTGCGGGCGCAAAACGTGTGATAGGTATTGATCCATCCCCGCGCTTTATTGTGCAATTTCACATGATCAAACATTTTGCCGGCGCCCATCACCCGGTTGATGTACTGCCGCTCGGTATTGAAGACTTACCCGAAAAATTACACGCCTTTGATACGGTGTTTTCCATGGGCGTTTTTTATCACCGTCGCTCGCCCATGGATCACCTGCTGGAATTAAAAAACACTCTGCGTCCCGGCGGGCAATTGGTGCTGGAGACTCTGGTTATTGAAGGAGAATCTGGCGATGTGCTAGTGCCTGAAGGTCGCTATGGCATGATGAATAATGTGTGGTTTTTGCCCAGTTGCGACACCATGATTTCCTGGCTGCGCAAAATGGGTTATCAAAATCCACGCGTTGTAGATATTTGCCCCACCACAACAGAAGAGCAACGCGCGACGGAATGGATGCGTTTTCATTCACTGCCGGAATTTTTAGATTCCAACAATCCTCAGCGCACCGTTGAAGGCCACCCTGCCCCTATCAGAGCGGTATTTGTTGCCGAAGCCTAA
- a CDS encoding flavodoxin — translation MAQIGLFFGSDEGNTERVAYRIQKRFGEDVVDVRDIADVTQLDFAQYDKVILGIPTWDFGQIQSDWEEFWDDIAAVDFSGKQVALFGLGDQFGYGDYFLDAMGMLHDVIIQSGPEIVGHWPTEGYEFEASKAEIPGAGMFVGLALDEDQQENLSADRLNRWCTQIHVEFGLDTPLDLLDD, via the coding sequence GTGGCCCAGATTGGTCTGTTTTTTGGCAGTGACGAAGGTAATACCGAGCGTGTTGCGTATCGTATTCAAAAGCGTTTTGGTGAAGATGTGGTTGATGTACGTGATATCGCCGATGTTACCCAATTGGATTTTGCCCAATACGACAAAGTGATTCTGGGTATCCCCACTTGGGATTTCGGCCAGATCCAATCCGACTGGGAAGAGTTTTGGGACGATATTGCGGCGGTTGATTTCTCCGGCAAGCAAGTAGCGCTGTTTGGTTTGGGTGACCAATTTGGTTATGGCGATTATTTTTTGGATGCCATGGGTATGTTGCACGACGTGATTATCCAAAGCGGGCCGGAAATTGTCGGGCATTGGCCGACTGAGGGCTACGAATTCGAGGCTTCAAAAGCAGAAATTCCGGGTGCCGGAATGTTTGTTGGCTTGGCGCTGGATGAAGATCAGCAGGAAAATCTGAGTGCGGATCGCCTCAACCGCTGGTGTACGCAAATTCACGTTGAGTTTGGCCTGGATACCCCACTGGACCTGCTTGACGACTGA
- a CDS encoding redoxin family protein: MLTIQGAKSLLGKVVATSALITLAAVPAWANPIIDKPAPVFSGAAADGSTINLADLKGKTVVLEWTNNECPYVKKHYDLSGNIPALQKSATADGVVWLQIISSAPGKQGHVDGATALSLNTQRGAAPSHVILDSDGSIGKLYNAQTTPHMFVINAEGTLVYKGGIDSIKTTKAEDIPKAIPYVKDALEAVKAGTKVTNPSTAPYGCSIKYAG; encoded by the coding sequence ATGTTAACTATTCAAGGTGCAAAATCATTGCTGGGCAAAGTAGTAGCAACCAGTGCGCTGATAACCCTGGCGGCTGTACCGGCATGGGCTAATCCGATTATCGATAAACCGGCACCGGTTTTTTCGGGGGCTGCCGCTGATGGGTCAACCATTAATCTCGCCGATTTAAAAGGCAAAACTGTGGTGCTTGAATGGACGAACAATGAATGTCCGTATGTTAAAAAGCACTATGATTTGAGTGGTAACATTCCCGCCTTGCAAAAATCTGCCACAGCCGATGGTGTGGTTTGGCTGCAAATTATTTCCTCCGCCCCCGGTAAACAAGGGCATGTGGATGGTGCCACTGCCTTGAGTTTAAATACGCAGCGCGGTGCAGCGCCCAGCCATGTGATTCTGGATTCAGATGGCAGCATTGGAAAACTGTATAACGCGCAAACGACTCCGCATATGTTTGTCATTAATGCAGAAGGCACACTGGTTTATAAAGGTGGAATTGATAGCATTAAAACAACTAAAGCGGAGGATATCCCCAAGGCTATTCCTTACGTGAAAGATGCGCTGGAAGCGGTAAAAGCCGGAACCAAGGTGACTAATCCAAGCACTGCACCTTACGGTTGTTCGATTAAATACGCGGGCTAA
- a CDS encoding Spy/CpxP family protein refolding chaperone encodes MKAIKLLATSALLIGAAGMVAPGMAAEAAKSCGGYHAGKDWHKGEKHADRLASALDLTDAQKATLKSQREADKAARAALHEQLKDARTALNNASAAGANDAELNSLAETLGRLQAQQALNGAKSHQAFLAVLTAEQKQTLSELKSKRMERKEFRKEARDSKTS; translated from the coding sequence ATGAAAGCGATCAAATTATTAGCAACAAGTGCATTGCTTATAGGCGCTGCCGGTATGGTTGCTCCTGGCATGGCTGCTGAAGCGGCTAAATCCTGCGGCGGCTATCATGCTGGCAAAGATTGGCATAAAGGCGAAAAGCATGCTGACCGCTTAGCCAGCGCGTTGGATTTGACCGATGCCCAGAAGGCGACCTTGAAATCCCAGCGTGAAGCAGATAAAGCGGCACGCGCAGCATTGCATGAGCAGCTTAAGGATGCGCGCACCGCCTTGAATAATGCCAGCGCCGCTGGCGCCAATGATGCCGAGTTGAACAGTTTGGCTGAAACCCTGGGGCGTTTGCAGGCGCAACAAGCCTTGAACGGTGCCAAAAGCCATCAGGCATTTTTGGCGGTACTGACTGCGGAACAAAAACAAACCTTGTCTGAGCTGAAATCCAAGCGCATGGAGCGTAAAGAGTTTCGCAAAGAGGCACGCGACAGCAAAACCAGCTAA
- a CDS encoding response regulator transcription factor, with translation MLKVLLIDDDKELSQLLSEYLHTEGFTIDTAYDGQTALELALKNPYSAIVLDVMLPIRNGFDVLKNLRQHNQTPVIMLTAKGDTVDRVIGLEIGADDYLAKPCDPRELVARIRAILRRANQKEVTTNSVERLSSGKLSLHLGTRTTTWEGNEVPLTGTEFSVLEILVRRAGQVISKDEMTEQALNRKLTPYDRSIDVHVSNIRKKITAAGSSKDLIINVRGAGYMLTMNDDDSAA, from the coding sequence ATGCTCAAGGTTCTCCTCATCGACGACGATAAAGAACTCAGCCAATTACTGAGTGAATATCTGCATACTGAAGGGTTCACTATAGATACCGCCTACGACGGTCAAACAGCGCTGGAACTGGCACTGAAAAATCCCTACTCAGCCATAGTGCTGGATGTAATGCTGCCTATTCGCAACGGTTTTGATGTGCTCAAAAACCTGCGCCAGCACAACCAAACACCGGTGATTATGTTGACCGCCAAGGGTGACACGGTGGATCGCGTTATAGGCCTTGAGATTGGCGCTGATGATTATTTAGCCAAACCCTGTGACCCACGCGAACTTGTCGCACGCATTCGCGCCATTTTGCGACGCGCTAATCAGAAGGAAGTCACTACTAACAGTGTTGAACGCTTATCCTCAGGCAAGTTGTCGCTACACTTGGGCACCCGTACCACCACTTGGGAGGGCAACGAAGTACCACTGACCGGCACCGAGTTTAGTGTGCTTGAAATTCTGGTGCGCCGCGCAGGACAGGTGATTAGCAAAGATGAAATGACCGAGCAGGCGCTGAATCGCAAATTAACCCCCTATGACCGCAGTATTGATGTGCATGTGAGCAACATCCGTAAAAAAATTACGGCGGCAGGCTCATCAAAAGATTTAATTATCAATGTGCGCGGTGCGGGCTATATGCTGACAATGAATGACGATGATTCCGCCGCTTAA
- a CDS encoding GGDEF domain-containing protein, translating into MRDMTMVTNAQKANGAGNIPLGIPTQDQELAVRARLTQALQMSLDPSEIISLFFHQIQPLVQMSGVLFKSATTKDDARVGRESLHHCDYRLTTDEGYLGEVIFSRSKRFSEDELARIEQLLSLLVYPLRNAVRYQTAMRLALLDPLTLVGNRAALNNSLKRELQLANRQHQQLSLLMIDVDYFKKINDDYGHHRGDLILCDIAKNIQSVCRSTDSIFRYGGEEFVVILSNTNSLGAEIIAERIRQQIANTQIFHNGTGINTTVSIGISTHNGEHNEEMESLFERADRALYRAKQSGRNRTINSTVMPLFHQ; encoded by the coding sequence ATGCGGGACATGACTATGGTGACCAATGCCCAAAAGGCAAATGGCGCAGGAAATATCCCCCTTGGCATTCCCACGCAGGATCAAGAGCTCGCCGTTCGCGCGCGCTTAACCCAAGCGTTGCAGATGAGCCTGGATCCCAGCGAAATCATTTCACTGTTTTTTCACCAGATACAACCACTGGTGCAAATGTCTGGCGTGCTGTTCAAATCAGCCACCACTAAAGATGATGCGCGCGTAGGACGTGAATCACTGCATCATTGCGATTATCGTTTAACGACTGACGAAGGCTATCTGGGCGAAGTTATTTTCAGCCGCAGCAAACGTTTCAGCGAAGATGAACTCGCACGCATTGAACAACTGCTCAGCTTACTGGTTTATCCATTGCGTAACGCCGTTCGCTATCAAACCGCCATGCGCCTCGCACTGCTGGACCCATTGACGCTTGTAGGTAACCGTGCTGCATTGAATAACAGCCTGAAACGCGAGCTGCAATTGGCGAACCGTCAACACCAGCAATTGTCACTGCTAATGATCGATGTGGATTATTTTAAAAAAATTAACGACGATTACGGCCATCATCGCGGTGACTTGATCCTGTGCGACATTGCAAAAAATATCCAGTCAGTATGCCGTAGCACCGACAGTATATTCCGCTATGGCGGAGAAGAGTTTGTAGTGATTTTAAGTAATACCAATTCACTCGGGGCAGAAATTATTGCCGAGCGAATTCGCCAACAAATTGCCAATACGCAAATTTTTCATAATGGGACAGGTATCAACACCACCGTCAGTATCGGTATCTCAACCCACAATGGCGAACACAATGAGGAAATGGAAAGCCTGTTTGAACGCGCCGACAGAGCACTCTACCGCGCCAAACAATCCGGCAGAAACCGCACTATTAACAGCACGGTAATGCCACTATTTCATCAGTAG
- a CDS encoding phytanoyl-CoA dioxygenase family protein, protein MLTPAQMHAFQRDGYIVVRAFSSPDFCEQVVAFAREELAREAMPIEFEADTRYPGAPESRSAEGGATARRLLMATGRSAELLTWATGEPLKSLLIQLLGEGVVLSQAHHNCIMTKQPAFSSRTGWHRDSRYWHFARPELVSAWLALGDEQPENGCLWVIPGSHRVAIESDQLDEYQFLRSDLTSNKTLLDSALPVPLAQGDLLLFHSNLFHAAGRNTTGMTKFSMVFTYRAADNLPKPGSRSALKPEIPLA, encoded by the coding sequence ATGCTAACTCCCGCGCAAATGCATGCTTTCCAACGCGATGGTTATATTGTCGTGCGTGCTTTTTCTTCCCCTGATTTTTGTGAGCAAGTGGTGGCCTTTGCCCGGGAAGAGCTTGCCCGGGAGGCTATGCCGATTGAATTTGAGGCGGATACCCGTTATCCCGGTGCGCCTGAGTCGCGCAGCGCCGAGGGTGGTGCTACAGCACGGCGATTGCTGATGGCAACCGGACGGAGTGCGGAATTACTGACTTGGGCTACGGGTGAACCTCTGAAAAGCCTGTTGATTCAACTGCTTGGCGAGGGAGTTGTATTATCCCAGGCGCATCATAACTGCATCATGACCAAGCAGCCGGCGTTTTCCAGTAGAACAGGCTGGCACCGCGATAGCCGTTATTGGCACTTTGCGCGCCCCGAGCTGGTTTCTGCCTGGTTGGCTCTGGGGGATGAGCAGCCGGAGAACGGTTGCCTTTGGGTGATTCCGGGCTCCCACCGCGTTGCTATAGAAAGTGATCAGCTTGATGAGTACCAATTCCTGCGCAGCGATCTAACCAGTAATAAAACCCTGCTGGATTCCGCGTTGCCTGTTCCATTGGCGCAGGGCGATTTGTTGTTATTCCATAGCAATTTATTCCACGCCGCTGGCCGCAATACTACCGGTATGACCAAGTTCTCCATGGTATTTACCTATCGCGCTGCCGATAACCTGCCCAAACCGGGGAGCCGTTCTGCACTTAAACCGGAAATCCCTCTGGCATAG
- a CDS encoding protein-disulfide reductase DsbD, with translation MKKMLWRFTGWILLAAVAHVAQAASDRASTEQVAAQLVASVAAVHPGSEIYLGLHQQIIPHWHTYWVNPGDSGNATTIDWSLPEGATASEIYWPIPSRFSLGPITNYGYENSVTLLTKISVPAQLQPGDQFTAAALVDWLVCEEECIPQQVALELSLPVVGSSESTGQGSPLIEQALAQLPVASPYKISAHQAQVDATSGQTQLRLTLGLPAAQIPQVSDIWFYPYDWGRIQQSAPQRVTTTSQGLELVIEEGEAPLSPGQSLTGVLVIQEQVQVEGSSTPTPAIIRGFEINTPLLAATTADVADSLPGFFSALLLALIGGIILNLMPCVFPVLSIKALSLISHAHQSPAQIRLHGAAYTLGVLASFALLALVLILLKAGGAQIGWGFQFQSPLFVIAVAYLMFAVGLSLSGVFYIGGSVAGVGASLAEKPGYGGSFFTGVLATIVATPCTAPFMAAALGYALAQPPLMLLAVFLSLGLGLALPYLLLTCWPRLQRWLPRPGAWMERMKQLLAFPMYAAAIWLVWVLVQQAGLDALVIVLGGMLLLALAAWIYDSSRYASTGWRRLGSCSAVLLIAGVLVMSFIRIDGSHTSSTQASTSAAQHWEPFSEARLNALRADNKPVFVNFTAAWCISCLVNEKVALSDQGVIDAFNRAGITYLKGDWTNRDPEITAFLKRFNRSGVPLYLFYPESGSAPRELPQILTPDMVIAAIEQPH, from the coding sequence ATGAAGAAAATGCTGTGGCGATTTACAGGCTGGATATTGTTAGCGGCGGTTGCGCATGTCGCACAGGCGGCTTCTGATCGTGCGTCGACAGAGCAAGTAGCGGCGCAATTGGTGGCATCAGTCGCTGCGGTGCACCCCGGCTCCGAGATTTACCTCGGCCTTCACCAACAAATCATTCCTCACTGGCATACTTATTGGGTTAATCCTGGCGATTCCGGGAATGCCACGACTATCGATTGGTCCTTGCCGGAGGGGGCGACGGCTAGCGAGATTTATTGGCCTATCCCCAGCCGTTTTTCGCTGGGGCCAATCACCAATTATGGCTATGAAAATAGCGTCACCCTGCTGACTAAAATCAGTGTTCCCGCCCAGTTGCAGCCGGGCGATCAGTTCACCGCCGCGGCGTTAGTGGATTGGTTGGTTTGCGAAGAAGAATGTATTCCCCAGCAAGTTGCCCTTGAACTGAGTTTGCCGGTTGTTGGTTCGTCAGAATCCACGGGGCAGGGGAGCCCTCTCATAGAGCAAGCCTTGGCGCAACTACCGGTTGCCAGCCCTTATAAAATCAGCGCACATCAGGCACAAGTAGATGCTACAAGCGGCCAAACCCAGCTCAGGTTAACGCTCGGATTACCCGCCGCACAAATCCCGCAGGTCAGCGATATCTGGTTTTATCCTTATGATTGGGGGCGTATCCAGCAAAGTGCCCCGCAGCGGGTGACCACAACATCGCAAGGGTTGGAGTTGGTAATTGAGGAGGGCGAGGCACCTCTATCTCCCGGGCAATCCTTGACGGGCGTGTTAGTTATTCAAGAGCAGGTACAGGTTGAGGGATCAAGCACTCCCACGCCCGCCATAATCCGTGGTTTTGAAATCAATACCCCTCTATTGGCGGCAACGACGGCAGATGTTGCCGACTCGCTGCCCGGTTTTTTCAGTGCGCTGTTGTTGGCCCTGATTGGCGGCATTATTTTGAACCTTATGCCGTGTGTGTTTCCGGTATTGTCGATCAAGGCGCTGTCACTGATTAGCCATGCGCATCAATCCCCTGCACAAATACGCCTGCATGGCGCCGCCTACACATTGGGTGTGTTAGCGAGTTTTGCGCTGTTAGCACTGGTACTGATTCTATTGAAAGCGGGTGGTGCGCAGATCGGCTGGGGTTTCCAATTCCAATCGCCTCTTTTTGTTATAGCTGTTGCTTACTTGATGTTTGCTGTCGGTTTGAGCTTGTCCGGTGTTTTTTACATTGGCGGTTCTGTTGCGGGTGTGGGCGCATCGCTTGCCGAAAAGCCAGGCTATGGCGGTAGTTTTTTTACTGGCGTGTTGGCCACGATTGTCGCAACACCTTGTACGGCACCTTTTATGGCTGCAGCACTGGGTTATGCATTGGCGCAGCCACCCTTGATGCTTTTGGCGGTATTTCTGAGTTTGGGATTGGGGCTAGCATTGCCGTATTTGCTGCTGACGTGTTGGCCTCGTTTGCAGCGGTGGTTGCCGCGTCCGGGCGCCTGGATGGAGCGGATGAAACAGCTGCTGGCATTCCCAATGTACGCTGCTGCCATCTGGTTGGTGTGGGTTCTGGTGCAGCAAGCGGGGCTGGATGCTTTGGTAATTGTATTGGGTGGTATGTTGTTGCTGGCGCTCGCTGCCTGGATTTACGACAGCAGTCGTTATGCCTCAACCGGATGGCGTCGACTGGGCAGTTGCAGTGCGGTATTGCTTATTGCTGGTGTGCTGGTGATGAGCTTTATCCGCATTGATGGTTCTCATACCAGTAGCACACAAGCAAGCACCTCTGCCGCACAGCATTGGGAACCATTCAGTGAGGCGCGCTTGAATGCCTTGCGCGCCGATAATAAACCTGTATTTGTTAATTTCACCGCAGCCTGGTGTATTAGTTGTCTGGTGAATGAAAAAGTAGCGCTCAGCGATCAAGGTGTCATTGATGCATTTAATCGCGCGGGTATCACTTATTTAAAAGGTGATTGGACAAATCGTGACCCTGAGATTACTGCATTTTTAAAACGATTTAATCGTAGTGGTGTACCGCTTTATCTTTTTTATCCCGAGTCGGGCAGTGCGCCCCGCGAGTTACCGCAAATACTGACACCGGATATGGTAATCGCCGCTATTGAACAACCCCATTGA
- the rluB gene encoding 23S rRNA pseudouridine(2605) synthase RluB, translating into MATPTDEKLQKVLARAGIGSRREMERAIELGQVKVNDRIAKLGDRVTAQDKIFVNGQRVVLRSELTRRRVILYNKPEGEICSRSDPEGRPTVYDHLPSLKGERWISVGRLDFNTSGLLLFTNDGELANKLMHPSSVIDREYLVRIQGEVTDDMRQVLLRGVVLDDGIARFTDIVDGAGEGKNRWFYCVVMEGRNREVRRLWESQGVKVSRLKRVRYANIFIPSHVRVGQWIDLTEREIEDLCMTAGFDSSTYTRMMTPTRDELAQRERHDKKLRSASAAPRRVKAPPRKRPPIVE; encoded by the coding sequence ATTGCAACTCCTACGGATGAAAAACTACAAAAAGTTCTGGCGCGTGCAGGCATTGGTTCTCGCCGTGAAATGGAACGCGCCATAGAGTTGGGCCAAGTTAAGGTAAATGATCGTATTGCCAAGTTAGGTGATCGTGTTACCGCGCAAGATAAAATTTTTGTCAATGGTCAGCGCGTAGTATTGCGCAGCGAATTAACCCGCCGCCGGGTGATTTTATATAACAAACCGGAAGGGGAAATTTGTTCCCGCTCAGACCCTGAAGGGCGCCCAACGGTCTACGATCACTTGCCGTCGTTGAAAGGCGAGCGTTGGATTTCCGTAGGGCGTTTGGACTTCAATACCAGCGGGTTATTGTTGTTTACCAACGATGGCGAGTTGGCCAATAAGTTGATGCATCCATCATCAGTAATTGATCGCGAATACCTGGTGCGTATCCAAGGTGAAGTGACCGATGATATGCGACAAGTGCTTTTGCGCGGTGTAGTGCTTGATGATGGCATCGCCCGCTTCACCGATATTGTGGACGGTGCAGGCGAAGGAAAAAATCGCTGGTTCTATTGCGTGGTGATGGAAGGTCGCAATCGCGAAGTGCGCCGTTTGTGGGAGTCACAGGGCGTTAAGGTCAGCCGCTTAAAGCGCGTGCGTTATGCCAATATTTTTATTCCTTCCCATGTGCGTGTAGGGCAGTGGATTGACCTTACCGAGCGTGAAATTGAAGACTTGTGTATGACCGCAGGTTTTGACAGCTCGACATATACTCGAATGATGACACCTACTCGCGACGAACTCGCGCAACGTGAACGTCACGACAAGAAATTGCGGTCTGCATCAGCAGCTCCGCGCCGGGTAAAAGCACCACCACGCAAGCGTCCACCTATTGTTGAGTAG
- the traF gene encoding conjugal transfer protein TraF gives MKKTLLSIALVSASLPSFGGEYHGSLSGMSGAAYATGNYSEGVLLNPSLGASYDPEKDDFALLIGAGALVSDKDDLIDQADDLVDLFDEIENSQVLTNAQATELKKRLQDIDGDSARVAVGANVAVSIPNQLVSMAFIASGRGYISLSPDIAQDDLDLIDRYLEQNLNPSDLNAELESTIEGYGAIVTDIGVAFSKAFTLDNGNHLLVGFKPKKVEVESIIYTSNVADFDEDDFDADDYTRKEDSMNYDLGLTYIAGNLRYGLVANNLQNKDYKTIDPEEVISIERQFVGAVGYVKGNLKAEVALDLNAVPAIGLPGETQMLRAGVEYSVWNLLRLRAGIEQEQKDALDDTYSFGVGLGAFNLAYITGSDKTEGFALSGGIRF, from the coding sequence ATGAAAAAAACGCTATTGAGTATTGCACTGGTCAGTGCCTCCTTACCGTCGTTTGGTGGCGAGTATCACGGTAGTCTTTCCGGTATGTCCGGGGCTGCATATGCAACGGGTAACTACTCTGAGGGCGTACTGCTGAATCCAAGCTTGGGTGCCTCCTATGATCCGGAGAAAGATGATTTTGCACTCTTAATTGGTGCCGGCGCTCTGGTATCGGATAAGGACGACCTGATTGATCAGGCAGACGATTTGGTTGATTTATTTGATGAAATTGAAAACTCTCAAGTGCTGACTAACGCACAGGCGACGGAGCTGAAAAAACGTTTGCAAGATATTGATGGCGACAGCGCGCGCGTAGCTGTAGGCGCAAATGTTGCGGTATCGATTCCAAATCAATTGGTGTCTATGGCATTTATTGCTAGCGGACGCGGTTATATTTCACTCAGTCCTGATATTGCGCAGGATGACCTTGATTTGATTGACCGCTATCTGGAACAAAATCTGAATCCATCAGACCTGAATGCAGAATTGGAATCCACTATTGAAGGTTATGGTGCAATCGTAACGGATATAGGCGTTGCATTTTCCAAGGCATTCACTCTGGATAATGGCAACCACTTGTTGGTTGGTTTCAAACCGAAAAAAGTAGAAGTAGAAAGTATTATTTACACCAGCAACGTCGCCGATTTTGACGAAGATGACTTTGATGCGGATGACTACACTCGCAAAGAAGACTCAATGAATTATGATTTGGGTTTAACTTATATCGCAGGTAATCTGCGTTATGGGCTGGTGGCAAATAACTTGCAAAACAAAGATTACAAAACCATCGATCCGGAAGAGGTCATCTCTATCGAGCGTCAATTTGTTGGTGCAGTTGGTTATGTGAAGGGTAATTTAAAAGCCGAGGTGGCGCTGGATTTGAACGCGGTTCCCGCCATCGGATTACCGGGCGAGACACAAATGCTGCGCGCCGGTGTTGAATACAGTGTGTGGAATTTATTGCGCTTGCGTGCCGGTATTGAGCAGGAACAAAAAGACGCGCTGGATGATACCTACTCATTCGGTGTTGGCTTGGGCGCATTTAATTTGGCCTATATCACTGGTTCCGATAAAACAGAAGGTTTTGCATTGAGCGGTGGTATTCGCTTCTAA